Proteins encoded within one genomic window of Tamandua tetradactyla isolate mTamTet1 chromosome 11, mTamTet1.pri, whole genome shotgun sequence:
- the WNT2B gene encoding protein Wnt-2b isoform X4 yields MLRPSGAEEAAQLPIRRARAPIPTPVLRSAAPDGSRVSGRLGLACILLLLLLTLPARVDTSWWYIGALGARVICDNIPGLVSRQRQLCQRYPDIMRSVGEGAREWIRECQHQFRHHRWNCTTLDRDHTVFGRVMLRSSREAAFVYAISSAGVVHAITRACSQGELSVCSCDPYTHGRHRDQRGDFDWGGCSDNIHYGVRFAKAFVDAKEKRLKDARALMNLHNNRCGRTAVRRFLKLECKCHGVSGSCTLRTCWRALSDFRRTGDYLRRRYDGAVQVTATQDGANFTAARQGYRRATRTDLVYFDNSPDYCVLDKAAGKESRFPRYCRTCLQ; encoded by the exons ATGCTGAGGCCCAGTGGTGCGGAGGAAGCCGCGCAGCTCCCCATCCGGCGCGCCCGCGCCCCGATCCCAACGCCGGTGCTCAGATCCGCGGCCCCCGACGGCTCCCGGGTGTCGGGCCGCCTAGGCCTTGCCTGcattttgctgctgctgctgctgacgCTACCGGCCCGCGTAGACACGTCCTGGTG GTACATTGGGGCACTGGGGGCCCGAGTGATCTGTGACAATATCCCTGGTCTGGTGAGCAGGCAGCGGCAGCTGTGCCAGCGTTACCCAGACATCATGCGCTCAGTGGGAGAGGGTGCCCGAGAATGGATCCGGGAGTGTCAGCACCAGTTCCGCCATCACCGCTGGAATTGCACCACGTTGGACCGGGACCACACTGTTTTTGGCCGTGTCATGCTTCGAA GCAGCCGAGAGGCAGCGTTTGTATATGCCATCTCATCAGCAGGGGTGGTCCATGCAATCACTCGTGCCTGTAGCCAGGGGGAACTGAGTGTATGCAGCTGTGACCCCTATACTCATGGCCGACACCGTGACCAACGTGGGGACTTTGACTGGGGTGGCTGCAGTGACAATATCCACTATGGTGTTCGCTTTGCCAAGGCCTTTGTGGATGCCAAGGAAAAGAGGCTTAAGGATGCCCGAGCCCTCATGAACTTACATAACAACCGCTGTGGTCGCACG GCTGTGCGGCGGTTTCTGAAGCTGGAATGTAAGTGCCACGGGGTGAGTGGCTCCTGTACTCTGCGTACCTGTTGGCGTGCACTCTCAGACTTCCGCCGCACAGGTGATTACCTGCGGCGGCGCTATGATGGGGCTGTGCAGGTGACCGCCACCCAGGATGGTGCCAACTTCACAGCAGCCCGCCAAGGTTATCGTCGTGCCACCCGGACTGACCTTGTCTACTTTGACAACTCCCCAGACTACTGTGTCTTGGACAAGGCTGCAGGTAAAGAAAGCAG